The Trichosurus vulpecula isolate mTriVul1 chromosome 3, mTriVul1.pri, whole genome shotgun sequence genome includes a window with the following:
- the GINS1 gene encoding DNA replication complex GINS protein PSF1, giving the protein MFCEKAIELIRELHRAPDGQLPAFNDDGIRQVLEEMKALYEQNQSDVNETKSDGRSDLIPTIKFRHSSLLRNRRCIVAYLYDRLLRIRALRWEYGSVLPNALRFHMSAEEIEWFNCYKKSLATYMRCLGGEEGLDITQDMKPPKSLYIEVRCLKDYGEFEVDDGTSVLLKKNSQHFLPRWKCEQLIRQGVLEHVLS; this is encoded by the exons ATGTTCTGCGAGAAAGCCATCGAGCTCATCCGGGAGCTTCACCGCGCCCCCGACGGGCAGCTCCCAGCCTTCAAC GATGACGGAATCAGGCAAGTTCTGGAGGAGATGAAAGCTTTGTATGAACAGAACCAGTCTGATGT AAATGAGACGAAGTCAGATGGACGAAGTGACTTAATTCCAACAATCAAATTTCGACATAGTTCTTTGCTGAGAAATCGACGTTGCATAGTTGCATATTT GTATGATCGATTGCTTCGGATTAGAGCTCTCAGGTGGGAATATGGCAGTGTCTTGCCAAACGCTCTGAGATTTCACATGTCAGCTGAAGAA ATAGAATGGTTCAATTGCTATAAAAAGTCTCTTGCTACATACATGAGATGTTTGGGTGGAGAGGAAGGATTAGATATTACACAAGATATGAAACCCCCTAAAAGTCTGTACATTGAG GTGCGGTGTCTAAAAGACTATGGAGAGTTTGAAGTTGATGATGGGACTTcagttttattgaaaaaaaacagCCAG catTTCTTGCCAAGATGGAAGTGTGAACAATTAATCAGACAAGGAGTCCTAGAACATGTTCTGTCATAA